In Phycisphaerae bacterium, the genomic stretch ATGCGGGTGGCCCAGCAGCTCTATGAAGGGGTTGAGCTCGGTCCTGACGGGTCGATCGCCCTGATTACCTACATGCGTACGGATTCGACGCACCTGGCGGGCGAGGCGCTCACGGCGGTGCGCGGCTACATTCAGACCACCTTCGGCGCGGAATACCTGCCGGAGAAGCCGAACTTCTACGCTTCGCGGGCGAGCGCCCAGGAGGCTCACGAGGCGATCCGGCCGACGGACGTGAACCGCCGTCCGGAAGACGTCAGATCGTTTTTAACCTCGGATCAATACCGGCTTTACGAGTTGATCTGGAAGCGTTTCGTGGCATGCCAGATGCCACCGGCCCAGTGGCTGGTGACCGACGCGATCGTCCACGCGGCGGCGGGCGAGCGGACCGGCGTGTTCAAGGCGATCGGGCGGACGCTGGCGTTTCCGGGTTTTCTATCGCTGCTGCCCTACCGCCTGGAGGACGCGGACGCCGAGCTGCCGCGGCTTGAGAAGGCCCAGCCGCTCCACCGGATCGACGTGCGGGGGACTCAGCACTTCACGCAGCCGCCGCCGCGGTTCAACGAGGCGTCGCTGGTCCGGATGCTGGAACAGCTTGGGATCGGGCGTCCCAGCACATACGCGGCGATCATCTCGACCATCCAGGACCGCGGCTACGTGGTCAAGGACGACGCCAAGTTCCTGCCCACGGACCTTGGCAAGGTGGTGACCGACCAGCTCATGCAGCATTTTCCGCGGATCATGGACGTGAAGTTCACGAGCCACATGGAGGAGCAGCTCGACAAGATCGAGGAGGCCCACCTGGACTGGGTGAAGGTGCTCAACGAGTTCTATCAGCCGTTCAACGAGTCCCTCGACCAGGCCCGCGAGCAGATGGAGAAGCAGGCGGCTGAGAGCCCGTATACGTGCGAGACGTGCGGCAAGCCGATGGTATACCGGTGGACCAAGACGGGCCGGTTTCTGGCGTGCTCGGGGTATCCCGAGTGCACCAACGCCATGTCGGTGGACGAGGAGGGCAAGCCGGTCAAGAATGAAGTGAGGATGACCGAGCACGCGTGCCCCAAATGCGGCAAGCCGATGGCCTTTCGGCAGTCGAAGTACGGCCCGTTTCTCGGATGCTCCGGGTATCCGGAGTGCAAGACGACGGTGCCGTGCGACAAGGAAGGCCATCCGCTTCGGAAGGTCAAGCCGGAGGAAGTGAACAAGACGTGCGGCGAGTGCGGCAAGCCGATGGTGGCCAAAAAAGGCCGCGGGCGGCGAGGCGGGTTCCTGGCGTGCACGGGCTATCCGGCGTGCAAGGAGACCGAGCCGATCCCGGACGACATCGCGATCGATTGGCCGGAGCCGCAGGAGTCGGGCGTGACGTGTCCCAACTGCGGCAAGCCGATGCTCGTGCGGCGTTCGCGGCGCGGGCCGTTCCTCGGCTGCAAGGGATTCCCCAAGTGCCGCAAGACGATGCCCATGCCCAAGGAGGGCGAGGCCGCCAAGGACGATGTGAAGAAGGAGCAGGAGGGACAGGGCGAGGAAACGTGACGTGAGGGGCCAGGGCGAGACGCGCATCACGTTTCTGGGCACCGGCACCTCGCATGGAATTCCCATGATCGGGTGTTTCTGTCCGGTCTGCACGTCGGAGGACTCCCGCGACGTCCGGACCCGCTGCAGCGTTCTGGTGGAAGTGCCGCAGGGCAACATCATCATCGACACGCCGCCCGAGTTCCGCCTCCAGTGCATCGCGCACCGGGTGACGCGGGTGGACGCGGTGCTTTTCACGCACGCGCACGCGGACCACATTTTCGGTCTCGACGACATCCGGCGGTTCTGT encodes the following:
- the topA gene encoding type I DNA topoisomerase — its product is MDQEKTSRTASEKNGKALVIVESPAKAKTINKYLGKNYVVKASMGHVRDLPQKAFGVDLEKDFDPTYRVLPTRKKVVTDLKKEAGKADRVFLATDLDREGEAIAWHLVKALGLQESRTQRVIFNEITKPAIQRAFEHPHDIDMDKVNAQQARRILDRIVGYQLSPLLWKKIAKGLSAGRVQSVAVKLIVEREREIEKFVPEEYWKVAALLHAGQAPEAAMEAFETHRQEYEEKPDSKGLKRLFEKHQLFRAELIEVEGQKFKSDNKEQTDQLLEWLGVADYRIADLASKTRLERPPAPFTTASLQQQAASRLKYTTSRTMRVAQQLYEGVELGPDGSIALITYMRTDSTHLAGEALTAVRGYIQTTFGAEYLPEKPNFYASRASAQEAHEAIRPTDVNRRPEDVRSFLTSDQYRLYELIWKRFVACQMPPAQWLVTDAIVHAAAGERTGVFKAIGRTLAFPGFLSLLPYRLEDADAELPRLEKAQPLHRIDVRGTQHFTQPPPRFNEASLVRMLEQLGIGRPSTYAAIISTIQDRGYVVKDDAKFLPTDLGKVVTDQLMQHFPRIMDVKFTSHMEEQLDKIEEAHLDWVKVLNEFYQPFNESLDQAREQMEKQAAESPYTCETCGKPMVYRWTKTGRFLACSGYPECTNAMSVDEEGKPVKNEVRMTEHACPKCGKPMAFRQSKYGPFLGCSGYPECKTTVPCDKEGHPLRKVKPEEVNKTCGECGKPMVAKKGRGRRGGFLACTGYPACKETEPIPDDIAIDWPEPQESGVTCPNCGKPMLVRRSRRGPFLGCKGFPKCRKTMPMPKEGEAAKDDVKKEQEGQGEET